Proteins found in one Aneurinibacillus uraniidurans genomic segment:
- a CDS encoding glycosyltransferase family 2 protein — MKAVQILLSTYNGEAFLREQLDSLLLQTYKPVHIFVRDDGSTDQTREILEQYREQHENIEVVFEKNIGVIPSFLELLQQASDQAGYLAFCDQDDYWHADKIEKAVQKLDTVDSAIPAMYCSRVELVNGELAHIGMYPLHKRGPAFENAVVQNIATGCTIVMNQAARRLLLQHVPDASKVIMHDWWFYLVVSAFGTVIYDPESSMLYRQHAANTVGADHTLIGRWVTRFQRYIKKKQYKFITNQNKEFMRLYGDKLDQEKKGVLTRFLQSRSSLWGRIQYFMFSDTYRQSWNENIICRLVLLLNMV, encoded by the coding sequence GTGAAGGCTGTACAAATTTTATTATCAACATACAATGGCGAGGCTTTCCTTAGGGAACAGCTGGATAGCTTGCTGCTACAAACATATAAACCGGTTCATATTTTTGTTCGTGATGATGGGTCTACGGATCAAACAAGAGAGATCCTTGAACAGTATCGAGAACAGCACGAAAATATTGAGGTGGTATTTGAAAAAAATATCGGTGTAATCCCGAGTTTTTTAGAACTGCTACAGCAAGCTTCTGATCAGGCAGGCTATCTAGCATTTTGTGATCAGGACGATTACTGGCACGCTGATAAAATAGAGAAAGCTGTTCAAAAGTTGGATACTGTCGATTCTGCTATACCTGCGATGTATTGCAGCCGTGTAGAATTGGTGAATGGGGAACTCGCTCATATCGGAATGTACCCCTTGCATAAAAGAGGGCCCGCGTTTGAAAATGCGGTTGTACAAAATATCGCAACAGGCTGCACCATCGTCATGAATCAGGCGGCTAGGCGGTTACTTTTGCAGCATGTACCGGATGCGAGTAAAGTGATTATGCATGACTGGTGGTTTTATCTTGTCGTGTCAGCATTCGGCACTGTGATATATGATCCGGAATCGAGCATGCTGTATCGGCAGCATGCAGCTAATACAGTAGGTGCGGATCATACGCTAATCGGAAGATGGGTTACGCGCTTTCAGCGTTATATTAAAAAGAAGCAGTATAAATTTATTACCAATCAAAATAAAGAGTTCATGAGATTATATGGGGATAAGCTTGATCAAGAAAAGAAGGGAGTATTAACTCGTTTCTTACAGAGCAGAAGCTCACTATGGGGAAGAATTCAATACTTCATGTTTTCAGATACATATCGGCAATCGTGGAATGAGAATATAATTTGCCGTTTGGTTTTATTATTGAATATGGTCTAA